CTTGCAGTCGATCTTGGCATGCCCCTTGTGGGAGAAGGCCACTTCCGCCTGGGTCGCGGTCATGCCGGCCGGAACCTTGATCGTCATGTCCGCCGGGGCTTCCACGGCCTGCAGCATGGGCAGGCCCACGAAGCCCACCAACGCCGCGCACGCGAGTACCGTAAACAACGCCTTTCTCATCCCTCACACCTCCTTCCAAGAATAATTGATCACAGTGGTGTGTACGGCCTGGCCGGAGGGCCTGTCAAGGAGCCCCGTCCGAAAAAACGGAAAGATTGCAGCCCTAAACAGTCGGGAATCATTCCGCCAGCGCGTATTTTTCGGCATAGCCGCGCGGGGTGAGCATGGACCGGCCCACCAGGCGCGTGGAAGCGTTGCCCACCACGACCAGGGTGAGCATGTCCGCAAAGGCCGCCTCGGCCCGGGCCAGGGGCGTCACCCGGAGCTCCTGGCCCGGGCGGAAGGCGTTTTTGACCATGCCAACAGGCGTGTCCGGGTGGCGGTGCCGGCCGGCCAGTTCCAGGGCTTCGGCCAGATGGCCCTCCCGGCGGCGCGACCGGGGATTGTAGAGCACGAGCACGAAATCGGCGGCCAGGGCGGCCTCCAGGCGGCGGCGGATGGCCTCCATGGGGGTGAGCAGGTCGGACAGGCTGACCACGGCGAAATCGTGGGTCAGCGGCGCGCCGAGCAGCGCCGCCGCCGCGCACACGGCCGGAATGCCCGGCACCACCTCGAAGGCCGGGCGGGCGGCGGCGTCCATGGCCTCGTAGAGTTCCAGGGCCAGGCCGGCCATGCCGTAGACGCCGGCGTCGCCGCTGGAGACCAGGGCCACCCGCCGGCCGGACGCGGCCGCCGCCAGGGCCGCCCGGCAGCGGGCCACCTCGCCGGTCATGCCCGTGGCCGTGACGGCCTTGCCGGCCAGAAGCGCCGGCGGCACCAGGTCCACGTAGGCGGTGTAGCCGACGATTTCCTCGGCCTCGGCCAGGGCGGTGGCGGCCATGGGCGCCAGCAGCGCGGCGTCGCCCGGCCCCAGGCCCACCACGGTCAGGCGGCCAGGCACAGGGCCACCGTGGAAAATCCGGTCCGCGTTTTCGCCACGAGCAGTTTCCCGCCCCCCGAGGCCAGTATCGCCGCCGCTTCGCATACGCTGCCTACTCCCATGTGCTTTTCCACCGTGGCCGAGGGATGGGGCGCCGCCACCGTGGAAAGCGCGTCGGCCGTAAAAAAACGCAGTTGCGCCCCGAGCGCCTGGGCCGCCTCGATGAGCCCCGGTTCGTGGCGCTTGGCCTCGATGCTGGCCACCAGGCCGATGCTCGCCCGGGCCAGGCCGTGCTCCCGGCAGGCATGGCCGACCAGGTCCAGGATGTCCGTCGCCGGCGCGCCCCGCCGGCAGCCGATGCCGGCGACCAGGACCCTGGGGCGCAGGTACAGCCGGTCCGGGGCGGTCGGGCCAAGGCGCCAGTCCACGACGACCAGGGGCATGTCCGGCTGCGGGGAACGCGGCGCGGCCACCCACTGGAAAAACCGGGCCGCCTCGGGATCGGCCGGGCAAAACAGCCCCAGGGGGTCGAACACCGCCACCGCGCCGCCGCCGGCCAGGGCGGCGTTGACCCGCCGGGTGGCCGCGAAATCGTCCACGGCCAGGCCCAGTTCCCGGGCCAGCAGCTCGATGGCCGGCGCGCCGGCCGCGTCCGTGGCCGTGGTGACCACCGGGACCGCGCCGGTTATGGCCGCCAGCTCCCGGGCCAGGTCGTTGGCCCCGCCCAGGTGGCCGGACAGGAGGCTTACGGCGAAACGGCCGGTGTCGTCCAGGCA
The DNA window shown above is from Solidesulfovibrio sp. and carries:
- the cobJ gene encoding precorrin-3B C(17)-methyltransferase produces the protein MAATALAEAEEIVGYTAYVDLVPPALLAGKAVTATGMTGEVARCRAALAAAASGRRVALVSSGDAGVYGMAGLALELYEAMDAAARPAFEVVPGIPAVCAAAALLGAPLTHDFAVVSLSDLLTPMEAIRRRLEAALAADFVLVLYNPRSRRREGHLAEALELAGRHRHPDTPVGMVKNAFRPGQELRVTPLARAEAAFADMLTLVVVGNASTRLVGRSMLTPRGYAEKYALAE
- a CDS encoding cobalt-precorrin 5A hydrolase, which codes for MSQPKPAVYAVTEKGLALGRRLADHLGADLFAPARLAASGAAMPFDGLSALVAETFAARPAHVFVCACGIAVRAIAPNLRDKARDPAVVCLDDTGRFAVSLLSGHLGGANDLARELAAITGAVPVVTTATDAAGAPAIELLARELGLAVDDFAATRRVNAALAGGGAVAVFDPLGLFCPADPEAARFFQWVAAPRSPQPDMPLVVVDWRLGPTAPDRLYLRPRVLVAGIGCRRGAPATDILDLVGHACREHGLARASIGLVASIEAKRHEPGLIEAAQALGAQLRFFTADALSTVAAPHPSATVEKHMGVGSVCEAAAILASGGGKLLVAKTRTGFSTVALCLAA